Proteins co-encoded in one Cupriavidus metallidurans CH34 genomic window:
- a CDS encoding 3-oxoacid CoA-transferase subunit A: protein MIDKIAPSLAAAVAGIGDGATVLVSGFGGSGIPDELLDALLAHGARDLTIVNNNAGNGDAGIAALIRAGRVRKVICSHPRSNNAEAFIDAYRAGKVALECVPQGTLVERMRAAGAGLGPFFTPTAYGTALAEGKESRVIDGTGYVLEQPLHGDFALIKAHRADRWGNLTYRYAGRNFGPVMCTAARHTIVQVDEIVPLGEMTPQHVMTPGIFVQTVVLATSGDSHA, encoded by the coding sequence ATGATCGACAAGATCGCGCCCTCGCTCGCCGCCGCGGTGGCGGGCATTGGCGACGGCGCCACGGTGCTGGTCAGCGGCTTCGGCGGCTCGGGCATTCCCGACGAACTGCTCGATGCCTTGCTGGCCCACGGCGCGCGCGACCTCACCATCGTCAACAACAACGCCGGCAACGGCGATGCCGGCATTGCCGCGCTGATCCGCGCGGGCCGCGTGCGCAAGGTCATCTGCTCGCACCCGCGTTCGAACAATGCCGAGGCGTTCATTGATGCGTATCGCGCCGGCAAGGTCGCGCTCGAGTGCGTGCCGCAGGGCACGCTGGTGGAGCGGATGCGCGCCGCGGGCGCCGGGCTCGGGCCGTTCTTCACACCCACGGCGTATGGCACCGCGCTGGCCGAAGGCAAGGAAAGCCGCGTTATCGATGGCACCGGCTACGTGCTGGAACAACCGCTGCACGGCGACTTCGCGCTGATCAAGGCGCACCGTGCCGATCGCTGGGGCAATCTGACCTACCGCTATGCAGGTCGCAATTTCGGGCCGGTGATGTGCACTGCCGCGCGGCACACCATCGTGCAGGTCGACGAGATCGTCCCGCTGGGCGAGATGACGCCGCAACACGTGATGACGCCGGGAATCTTCGTCCAGACAGTGGTCCTGGCAACATCGGGAGACAGCCATGCATGA